The Acomys russatus chromosome 1, mAcoRus1.1, whole genome shotgun sequence genome has a window encoding:
- the Slc25a47 gene encoding solute carrier family 25 member 47 yields MDFVAGAIGGVCGVAVGYPLDTVKVRIQTEAKYTSIWSCIRDTYRQERVWGFYRGLSLPVCTVSLVSSVSFGTYHHCLAHICRFRYGSTNAKPTKADITLSGCASGLVRVFLTSPTEVAKVRLQTQAQAQTQQRRPSASWTSVAPALCPAPTACLQPRPKYCGPLHCLVTVAREEGLRGLYKGSSALFLREGHSFATYFLSYAMLCEWLTPAGHSQPDVLGVLVAGGCAGVLAWAVATPMDVIKSRLQADGQGQQRYRGLLHCVVTSVREEGPRVLFKGLTLNCCRAFPVNMVVFVAYEAVLRFTQSLLT; encoded by the exons ATGGATTTTGTTGCTGGGGCCATTGGAG GAGTTTGCGGTGTTGCTGTGGGCTACCCTCTGGATACAGTGAAG GTCAGGATTCAGACTGAAGCCAAGTATACAAGCATCTGGTCCTGCATCCGGGACACCTATCGTCAAGAGCGG gtGTGGGGCTTCTACCGGGGGCTCTCACTGCCTGTGTGCACAGTGTCCCTGGTGTCATCTGTGTCTTTTGGTACctatcaccactgcctggctcacatCTGCCGCTTCCGGTACGGTAGCACCAATGCCAAGCCCACCAAAGCTGATATCACACTCTCAGGATGTGCCTCTGGCCTTGTCCGG GTGTTCCTGACATCACCCACTGAGGTGGCCAAAGTGCGGCTGCAGACACAGGCCCAAGCTCAGACACAGCAGCGGCGGCCCTCGGCCTCCTGGACATCTGTGGCTCCTGCTTTGTGTCCCGCACCCACTGCGTGTCTACAGCCCAGGCCCAAGTACTGTGGGCCACTGCACTGCTTAGTGACAGTGGCCCGTGAGGAGGGGCTGCGGGGACTCTACAAGGGCAGCTCGGCTCTGTTCCTTCGCGAAGGTCACTCCTTTGCTACCTACTTTCTCTCCTATGCCATGCTCTGTGAGTGGCTCACCCCTGCTGGCCACAGCCAGCCAG ATGTCCTAGGCGTGCTGGTCGCTGGAGGTTGTGCTGGGGTTCTGGCCTGGGCCGTGGCCACCCCCATGGATGTGATCAAGTCACGGCTGCAGGCGGACGGGCAGGGCCAGCAGCGCTACCGGGGCCTCCTGCATTGTGTGGTGACCAGCGTGCGGGAGGAGGGCCCCAGGGTGCTCTTCAAGGGGCTGACGCTCAACTGCTGCCGTGCCTTTCCCGTCAACATGGTTGTCTTCGTGGCCTACGAGGCTGTGCTGAGGTTCACCCAGAGCCTGCTCACATAG